AGTCCTTTATTAAAGCACCATCTTACCAGTAGGGTGATGGGTAGTGGTGTAGGTGGGCAACTGGGTGCAGGCGTAGGTCTGCCGATGGAGGAGCTCCGACTCCAGGTGCGTGGCACCATAACTGGCACTGCggaaaggaacacacacacacattaggacACACACGTTTTGCACCTTTACTGTGCAATCTCACCATGCCTCAGAGGCACTAAACCAGACAAGCTTATTCCATACATCAACAACATGGTGTGACCACCATCACAACAGCACACTGTGCCCGTCAGTCCCCTGGACCTTGCCCTGTCACACAGAGACCCAGACGCTATTTATAGGCCCATGATGCAAGCTTACAAAAGTGTGTCAGGCGCAGTGGAGGCCCTTAACAATGTGGTGCAGGACAGGTCTCAATCAAttgatatataaaaaaaaatctctcaCCCATTGATAATATTACAGTTGACAGTCACATAAGAGCTTATTGTTTTTTCAGCATTAGAAACGGAGATAAACAGATTAGAAAATGATATACGTTGATAGAACTGAAACATAACAGGTCCTTATTTTTATAGGACCACTAGTATTGATTATAACAGGGTGTCAGACGAGCTCATATGAAGACTGCTGTACTAAACACGGATCCCACACAACATGAGAGCAGACACACTTGTTGTTCCCTGCTCACAGCTTAGCTACCACAGGGTAACATGCAGCTCTATCAACCTGCACTGTCATGAATTGTGTCACTGTAGCTAGACAAGCAGCTGGTGCTCCTTCATGCCCTTTCCACAGCCccccagagagacacagagagactggcATCGCCACAGGTGAATTATTCATGTACACTGTACAGGGGAACCCAAGCAGGGTGAGGAAACCAAGATGGATTGTTACAAGTCATAACAGGAATATGAATGAGAGCTGTGGGATATTTTTATGTCGGCCTCAGTCTTGTAACCTACAAAGGCCTAACCCACACACAGAAGCGGAGGCTATATGAAAGAAGAACAGAGAGCGATAGACTTTTTAAGAGGACAGACTACCTTATGAACCTTAGGGTTATATTTGCATCCAATGAAACTTTAATTCTGCACTTTACAATTCACTGGCACATCAAAACAGCCTTGTCAGTATAAGAACTTGAGAATGAAAGGCCCTGTacaaacagctagctagctacaactttCCATCAAAACAACTGGGGCCGGTACAATACCACTATGGCAATACTTATTAGTATCTTGACAAGGAAACAAAACCCAAAGCGGACttcacttctttaggaaaacagtcctaatgttggaaacaaacattatgTCATCCAGTCACATttctttattttccaagctatagcacacaatattttacatacagcaggtttttaaagtaCCAAAGAGTTGTCTGCTTCATGTTTTCATTTTGGCTATCAAAGAAATATTGTTATACTGATATCGTCACATCCCCCCCACCCAGAACGAGTCAGTCTGTCCGGCTCCATTTTGTTTCCATGTGATGAACATGTCCCATTTCCTATTATTCAGATAATATGAGACGTCTCGGTGCGATGAACGCAGACTGACTGATGTTCTAGTCAGGAGACAAACAActgtctgtgggggggggggtcatctcatctgcttctctctctgtcccttcactAACACATCCCTACTAATCTACAATAAAAGGCTGAGGGAGAGATAAGCTAGCGCTAGTTACAAACTAGGACACAAGTCAAAGCTAAATTCCCTGAGTTGATTCTCACTGTGATCAGTTTGGAGGAACCAACCAAAACGCTGATTCTCACTGTGATCAGTTTGGAGGAACCAACCAAAACGCTGATTCTCACTGTGATCAGTTTGGAGGAACCAACCAAAACGCTGATTCTCACTGTGATCAGTTTGGAGGAACCAACCAAAACGCTGATTCTCACTGTGATCAGTTTGGAGGAACCAACCAAAACGCTGATTCTCACTGTGATCAGTTTGGAGGAACCAACCAAAACGCTGATTCTCACTGTGATCAGTTTGGAGGAACCAACCAAAACGCTGATTCTCACTGTGATCAGTTTGGAGGAACCAACCAAAACGCTGATTCTCACTGTGATCAGTTTGGAGGAACCAACCAAAACGCTGATTCTCACTGTGATCAGTTTGGAGGAACCAACCAAAATGCTGGTGCTTTCACACAGACAAGAGAAAGTGAAAAGGTCAGGAAGACATTATCTACTCAGGGATGATGAGGTgatctccacctcctccctgaGTGGGACAGTTTATTTTCTAGAGTGAAACCACCGTTCTCTCTAAAGACAGACGCTGGCCAAGTCCTTTTTCCTGGAAGTTAGAACACTCACAGGGACAATGAGCAGTTGGAGAGAGAACTCAGGAACAGGCTTCAAGCATGTTCAGTCTAGCCTACTTTCATAATGTAATGACATAGTACTAACAGCTTCACCGTAGAAAAACTAAAAACTGTTTAAAACCCACCTGTCTGATATGCTACCTTCCCTGATTTAACTTACCTACCCCTAAAACTGTTCAACTAAACATGTGCTGGTGAGCAGGTTAAAACAAGACCCCACACAATCCCAGTTTCCCTCCATAACCTGTGAAGTGACTGATCTCTAACCAGCCCTTCGCTCTCCCtttacttctccctctctcctcagaccctgggggtgggaggaggagggtgggtgggtggcagtctgCCCCGAGGCACTGTGTGGGGCTCCACAGTTCATGTCTGGACAGAGATTCCCACTCACACCACTAACGAGGGCTCCTCTCTTCATCCAGATGGAAATGAGTTGAAGAGCCCAGTCTGCCAAGACGAGAGACATGATTCTGTCAAATGTGTTTAAACTTCATGTCAGAAAACAGGTAGTTAGGGTTTAGCTAAAGACTGAACCTCAATATCCACATATCTGATCAACTTCATTTtgtctctggctgtgtgtctgtactCAGATACCATAACTAGGACAGCTGGTGTCCCACATTTTCAGCGCTATCCATTTATAAAACAGGATATTTTCACAGGCAATCCAGGTTAACTCCACACAGAGagtagacaaaaaaaaaaacattatcaaCCACACCACTGAGCCTCCCAAATATACGTGTAACAAGCACGACTTTCATATTCATCACTTTGTTCAACGGTCAATGCCTGAGATGTTCTGAAGTAAACATTCAGTTGACCACTATGTAGACGTCAGACAACTGTCAACAAATAGTACAAAACACCAGTCTTTCTGTGACTTCACTTTCAGTCAAAACACAATCCAAACACTCAGGCTACTTCCTAAAATGTGAGACCATGTCAATAGTTCATCAGCGAATGAAACACCTCAGATTTCACAACGTTACGCGCAACAACgtatctagctagctatacaAATATACCCGTACAACAGTGTGATTAAGAGGATCTGTCTGGCGACTTTTTTCCTAGTTAAACATGGTTCATTCTAATCGATCGAATAATTGATTGAACTATTCGACATAATTGCATTCTTGCATGTAGATAGTTAATTGTGCATATTGACAATTAACGTGCTACGTAGCTGATGTCGTGCTATAGATTTTAGGAGTGTCCAACATTTCCAAAACACTGTTCAATGAGTGATCAGTAACTTTCTATTCATATGTCAAGCCCTCGACCCAATTGTTCCATAACACGACGCGTTAACTTTAAAAGCTCGTCACATTTCTGTTTGTTGTGCTAGGCCTTCCATCACCGGAATTTTCCGTGAAAGGTGACCcgccctctccttcatctcattTACCTTGGCTTTATGCTTGCGGTGCTCCGCTCATAGGCCCAGGCTACGGTCTGTGCTGGTGGGGCCAGCGGGTCTGCGAAACTGGAATTCGGATAATTCCGGTCCATCATCCGTCGAAGGCTGGGAGTGATGCACTTCCCCGATGGCGCTTTGTGAAGCAGTAGGCACACATACGAGCGCGGGGCCGGACAAAACAATCACATTCTCCCGGACCATAGATTGCTAGGCGCCGTCAAGTTCAGCTGTTTAGTCATGAAACTTTTTAACCGCTTCTCTTTAACATGAGATTATGGTGATAATCATTGTTCGTTTTCCTTAATCAAAAAGTGTGCAGGCACTGCATGGTGGTTTGGTACTTAGATCAGGTCCCCATGTTGCTTTATTTCCCATGATGCACCGCCAACCCtgcttgacttggaagagtttttTCTCATCATTTTCCTTCAGTATAATAATGGAGCAATATTTTTTGGTGTGAAACGTTTTATACCTGTCTGAAATGGCATCAATAGTCAGTCATATCACTGATCATATATTTTTTAACACGACCtttgcagacttttttttaaacctttgcaCGGTCACAGAATTATGTAAATCATGATATAATTTGCAGACAATTTAATGATCAAAATAATGATAGCCTTTGATTTCGCTGTAAAAAGTAACACTTCACCATTAAAACATTCTTCAGAGAGACAAGACAATCATTAAAATGTCAATTTATGAAATGACAGTTCACATGTTTTATAGACTTAAAGTACACAATCAGTCAAACCAAGCATCAccagcacacatacagtacattgtcCCATGATGTCAACCTCACCATTGGCATCATTCATAGATCTAAAATCTAAAGACAAAACGCACATGTGTCACTATACCTCCTAATCCTTACAGAAGTCATGCTCAGATGTGAGCAGTATTAATTCAATATCCTATTTTACAAATGGATGGGTAAAGAAACAGCCCACTACTCAACAGTGTCCAGAAATAAAAACATAATTATCCCAACCTGTGGTTGTAAAACCCTATAAAAAAAGTGCACCCTGTTATGACAATTTAACAGGCACTTCATTAAATATCACAGATAGGTTTCTTGTTCATTAATGAATGGAGCTTCAGAAAAGAGCAAAGACTTCCTGGGACACTCATAATAGCATAGCTTGTGATCAGCTTGAcgtgggcaggagctcaccggaactgagtcctggcaccacaaatgttctactgcttcagTTTCTGCACCgcctatagaatattagctcaaaagtattgcagAGTTCCTGCACAGACATAAAATATaatatatgtaatataaatgatATTATAAACAACAGTACAGGTAAATGAGTACCGGCACATACagtatttcagtccaagtcaagcactgagtgTGATGTCATCAAACTCACAGTCTACTTGAGCagttacaacacatacagtcagcgccaaaagtattgggacagtgacacattgtctatgtactttggttttgaaATGATACGACTAGGAGGTTAAAGTGccgactgtcagctttaatttgagggtattttcatctatATCGGCCGGACCGTTTCAAAATTACAGGACCTTTTGTACATGCCCCCCCACcctattttaggggaccaaaagtattgggacaaactcacttatatgtgtattcaaaagttaagtatttggtcccatattcatagcactcaatgattacatcaagcttgtgactctataaAATGTGTTGGATACATTTGCtgcttgttttggttgtgtttaagattactttgtgcccaatagaaattcatggtaaataatgtattttctaCTAATCcattatttttttcttaacttcttaaagcattgttggttaagggcttgtaagtaagcatttcactgtaaggtttacacctgttgtattcggcgcatgtgacaaataacatttgatttgtcatttgggagtcacttttattgtaaataagaatataatatgtttctaaacacttctacattaatgtggacgctaccatgattacagataaccctgaaggaatcgtgaataatgaaagttacagatgcacaacgagcatacccccaagacatgctaacctctcaccattacaataacaggggagattagcattttatatcatacccccaagacatgctaacctctcaccattacaataacaggggagattagcattttatatcatacccccaagacatgctaacctctcaccattacaataacaggggagattagcattttatatcatacccccaagacatgctaccctctcaccattacaataacaggggagattgGGGGGggatgatatttgtgcatctttCTCACAACAAatattgtcactgtcccaatacttttagaAACCACTGTATATCTAATATGATTTAGAGAATGTGGAAGTGTCaattctctcagtctgtcctaaAACTATGCTCATATTGTGTCATTAATCAACAGGCTACAGtagtgtcttccctgtggctcagttggtagagcatggtgttggcaacgccagcatggtgtgtgcaacgccagggttgtgggttcgattcccacgggggggcagtacaacaaaaaaaaatgcatgaaatgaaatgtatgcattcactactgtaagtcgctctggatgagagcgtctgctaaatgactaaaataaagTTGTAGTAGGCAGACTTGTATGTATACCACAGGTTGGTGGAACCTTAATTGGGGCGGACagactcgtggtaatggctggagtggaatgaaattaaatacaaaacacatggtttccttgtgcttgatgccattccattcgctccgatccagcctccactggtatagaCTCAATACGGTTTCTCATGCTTAATTTTCCATTCATAAAAGCATAGTTGTAACTTAGTTACAACTATGCTTTTATGCTTTTTTTGTAACTTAGTTAAACTAAAGTCAAACTAAGTTACATCATGTCAAGTATTACCTCATTAGTTGTTATGGGTTAAAGCAAGTCCAACTCAAAAGTTGACATAAGTGAGGAATAAAGTGATGAGGAATAAATCCATTTTGGCACATGCAGAAAAATTGCTAAACATTTGTACAAATAGATAAATATGCTAAACATCTCGAATTGCAGGTAACGGAAGAGGTAAAGAGTTAATCAGTCACACAGATCTACAATTATCACAAGGTATGCACAGTGGAGAACAACCATATAAAGTAAATAGATCTAAACCTCTTCAGTAGCATTTGATGAAGCTCAATATGGAGACATTCATCCAGCGAGGTCAAAGATGCTATCGTCGAATACTTCCAGGTTGAGACCTGTGGGAAAGAAACAACTAAGTAAACATGTTGTTCACCTAACAAGGCAAGGTTAGAAAGATCTCTACTGTCTATAAACCAAAATAAAATGGAACAAAAATTATTTTGAAAAAGATTTTAATGTATGAACAATTTTGTAGTTATAATTAAATTCAGATAGGTAGAGCAAGTTTTTGGGGTATGTGTAACAGTGTTGGTTGCGTTAATCGCCTTCCcacaacctgggctcgaaccagggaggACACTGAACACATCGACAACTGTTACCCACAAAGCATCATTACCTGTCACTCAACAAAAGCTACACTCACtcttaagcatcagctgtcagagcagctcacagatcactgcacctgtacatagcccatctgtaaatagcccatccaactacctcatccccatattgtcatttattttttgctcctttgcaccccagtatctctacttgcacattcatcttctgcacatctatcactccagtgtttaattgcgtaattgtaattacttcgccactacggcctgtttattgccttacctccctaatcttacctcatttgcacacactgtatatagatgtgttctattgtattattgactgtatgtttgtttatcccacgtgtaactctgttgtttgtgtagcactgctttgctttatcttgtccaggacgcagttgtaaatgagaacttgttctcaactggcctacctggttaaataaaggtgaaataaaattcaaataaaaactcccctttgacctcctccttctcTGCAGCAACCGGCACAatcatgtgtgtatgtatacatgagcatgtgtgtgtatacCCAGGGTAAGGAGGAGGTGGGGCGTCGTGCGTTCCGGTTTTGCCGATGGCGTCCTCATAGGAGGGCAGGCCTGGGGGGTCAATCTCCTCCGGCGGGGGCAGGAGCACGGGCTGCAGAGAGACCTCATCCAGTCTCCGCATGATCAGCGAGGCATTACTGCGCCTTGGACGCACCCTAACAGAGCTGGAAGAGACAGTCAGGAATGATGCGGTATCCCTTTGAAGAATGTgtgcgtatacacacacacacacacactacagactagGCAAACAACTTTtttaggaaggccctaaaaattgccaaagactccagccacccaagtcagactgttctctctgctaccgcagggcaagcggtaccggaacgccaagtttatctatgcatagtcactttacccctatctacatgtacattttacctaaattacctcgactaacctgtaacaccgcatattgactcggtaccccctgtatatagcctcgttattgttattttttactttagtttatttagcaaatattttcctcaactcttatttttcttaaaactgtattgttggttaagggcttgtaagtaagcatttcacggtaaggtctactacacctgttgtagtcggcgcatgtgacaaataacagttGATCTTATTCAAACTACTGATCCAGTGACCACTGTCAATCAGTCAACATAATGCCCCCCACAGTCAACATAATGCCCCCCTCAGTCAACATAATGCCCCCCTCAGTCAACATAATGCCCCCCTCAGTCAACATAATGCCCCTCATCTAACTCACCCGGCACGTGAGAGGTTATCCTTACAACTCCCCTTGCAGAAGTACCAGACCAACAGGCCAAAGATGACGACGGCCACCCCTGCCGCGATCAGACCCACAAGCAGGGCAGTCACATCCAGCCGCGAAGGCCGCGTGTCCTCATCTGTGCGATCACACAAAAACAACCAATTTAAGTATTTTTGCATGTATGACACACTGCAAGATTCCTAAATATGCTGCTAACTCTCTTTAAGAGTCACAGTGTATGGTGCTTTTTGTCATTTTTTTAACTAGACTGATTTCTACCAGAGTAACCAGGTTTCTCTCCAGCCATCCTGTAACATTTATGGACTAATAAACCTGTCAAGGAGAAAATAAACTGGACTGCAGAACCTAAGGGCCTGTCACGCgcgtcgaaaggattagaccaaggcgcagcgtgtatagtgctcatcttcatttattataagagaacacttaaacaaaataaccaaacgacaaacagttccgtaaggtacacagactatacggaaaacaaccacccacaaaacccaaaggaaaacaggctgcctaagtatggcttccaatcagagacaacgaaagacacctgcctctgattggaaaccatactcggccaaacctaGAAAACGAAacctagaaaatgaaaactagaacacattcccctagaaacaaacaaaccccaaaacacacaaaacaacccccctgccacgccctgaccatactactatggcaaatgacccttttcactggtcaggacgtgacagggccTGAGTTGCACCGCTGGGCTATAGACTGCATTAGGTTTTGCATTTCGTCCTCCTGCTTGAGGGTGTCTTCTGCCGCCCTGTACCCATCAGTGTTGTTAGAAAAATCTGTGCGATTAGTAGTAGTACAATGGCAAATAGTTGACCTGCGACATACATGTAGATATACTTAGCCATACTTCTCTTACCCTCTGTGTACTTTTTCCAGAAGTCATCCTGCGAAGTAACATAAAGACAACATCAGGTTGTGGTCATGAGACTGGGCCTACCACACAAATTCTGTCTGAACACCATCTCAGCATCACTTACAGTCTGAGGGACATTTTCAAAGACCTCTCGTGCTTCCTCATAGTTGCAGACTTCTTCAAAGCACTCCCTCTCCAAATTCCCAGGAGTGAAGAGCTCAAAGTCAAATCGGTTGGCCAATAGATGGCGTCCTAAGAATGCATTTGCCTGCTCCTCTTGCACGAAAACTAGGGGACCCAATCACGAGTAGAACTAAATTATGCAAACTTTTAAAGACAGTACTTTAATACTATAATTTAAGAATATAACAAAATTCTATTTTAAGATGTTTGGAAACTCATGTCTCACCTTCTTTTGACTGGTCCTCTGTCCCTGTGGTGTGTAATAACTTTCTCATACAAGCAAAGTTTCCACAGGGAAGCAGTTGATACAGTATGAATAAATGCAAAAGCATCGCCATTCACCTGCGGATAATGATTTGAGCATAGGTCATAGAGATTAGATAAGAAGTTAGAAGGTGCATTTCACAAGTGAGTGACAACAAGACACACCCAGTTTTTATCAgaaagctgttcagaagcctatacagtgtatctgtatctTTCTTCCTTAAAAACATGAGTTTTAATTTTACACCTTAAATTGTTCACACTGAAAtgtcactttttgggcgacccgaccaaattcacatagaagtcCGAATTATAGATAtgtaattctcattgaaagcaaatctaagaagcggtatatctgttctatgtgctttatttatatgcttcccgttcttaaaatTTCGGGTTATGCCTCTTTTACTTTAGGTgtcgtacaccagcttcaaacagctgaaactaCAATATGTTCGGTTATGTCAatgatatttcacagcggtttcgaTGATACAATGATTCTCCACACTATACTtggcgaactattagaattttagcaaccaggaaatggcaaagCAATTTCTGCGTAGTGCACCTTTAACTTTAAAACGTGTGTAAAATCCAAGAAGAGTGGAATAAAACAGGCTACTGCACGAAATTAATGTTACTGAGCAGGTATGAATGACGTTGACAGGTGAAACTGAAATGAAACCACCTACCTTGAACATTCGCCGATAACAGCTGTGTATTATATTTCCTTATAAAAACACTCAGAACACGTATCATCAATAATCAACAACACCGCATTACAAAATATTATAATTCGTTAAATCGATAAAAGTAAAATATTCCAGGAGGCGCGAAGTTTCTGTTTACTCCCAACAATGTGAGCTCACCTCCTGTTCTGTAGTAGTTACCTACCTGTACAGACCTGACTAATCAAGCTTTTCACCTGGATACACTGATCTACAGTGCAGTAGGAACACTAGGTGGCACATGAAACCACTAAACAAGAGAGAATCGGCACAGGAGTGAATCAAGTAGAGCTGTAGACTTCCCAGAGCCTTTAAAAACGTCTACTTTACATTTAGCTTAGAACAAATAAACAGACATATTATTAATATGGATATGGATATGCCTACTCACGCTCCACTGTCGAAACAGGCACTTCACAATCAGGGAAGTATGGGAACTAATGGATGTCATTATGGCAAAAAATATCATGTAAATGTCACACCAAAACACGAAATCACATTCTACTGTAAGGCTTGGTTTCCACTCTCGATTTACTTTTTTTGTAATAtttatttaaaagaaaacataagTCCATATCTAAGAGAGGCCAGAGGCGTATATGGTACTAAACATTGTATTACACGTTGTAGAAAGGGAAACATGTACTCTCTGAATCTAACGGATGTGTCCCAGTTTTCCACATGACGTGTTCAAGTGACGCACATTTCCTTTTGCGACCATGACTTCATGGCCTGGATTCTTAATGTGTCTGCCTCGCGACCTGTCTCAGCAAATTGACCTTTATCCCTGAGATTTACTGGGATTGACTAGGATAGCCGAGTTTAACGACCTCTTAATGGGAAAAACCAGTGCATGTAATATTTCACCCTAAATGGCTAAACCTTTTATCCAGAGTGCTCTTTGTGGTATCCACAATGCTGCCTCTGCCTTTTCAATGTGAGTGTATAAATTAGCCAGGTTAAAACCCACAGGTTCATGCTCCTCTCAGCCCACAGAAGAGCAGAGGTGTGTGTTCTCAATAAGACAACCTTTCTTGTGCCACACTCTGTCATAAAAGATCCCTGTCACAACAGCAACCCCCAAGACACGCTGCAAATGTATCGCAAACCCCCAAGACACGCTGCAAACGTATCGCAAACCCCCAAGACACGCTGCAAACGTATCACAAACCCCCAAGACACGCTGCAAAcatatcacaaacccccaagaCACGCTGCAAACGTATCACAAACCCCCCAAGACACGCTGCAAACGTATCACAAACCCCCCAAGACACGCTGCAAACGTATCGCAAACCCCCAAGACACGCTGCAAACGTATCACAAACCCCCAAGACACGCTGCAAACGTATCGCAAACCCCCAAGACACGCTGCAAACGTATCACAAACCCCCAAGACACGCTGCAAACGTATCGCAAACCCCCAAGACACGCTGCAAACGTATCACAAACCCCCAAGACACACTGCAAACGTATCACAAACCCCCAAGACACGCTGCAAACGTATCACAAACCCCCAAGACACGCTGCAAACGTATCACAAACCCCCAAGACACGCTGCAAACGTATCGCAAACCCCCAAGACACGCTGCAAACGTATCACAAACCACCAAGACACGCTGCAAACATATCGCAAACCCCCAAGACACGCTGCAAACGTATCACAAACCCCCAAGACACGCTGCAAACGTATCACAAACCCCCATGACACGCTGCAAAcatatcacaaacccccaagaCACGCTGCAAACGTATCACAAACCCCCAAGACACGCTGCAAACGTATCACAAACCACCAAGACACGCTGCAAATGTATCACAAACGTCAATAAAACATCCTGTGTCAACTCAGGTTTCTGCTAAGGCTGATGTAACGTGTTAGTGTTATTATCAGAGCAAATAGCCTGCTCCTGCCAGGTCAACACTCCTGCCGGTGTCCTTACACTTGTGTTTGTCTTGTGCACTCTGTCTAAATAGGTTTATCTCCATCATGGGTGCTAGGCCACTGTTTATGTAAAGTAGTGATATGGTAGTGATATGGTAGTGatatggcgagagagagagatagacataaAGAGAGATGGTGCTAACTGAAAGTTAATAGGATGTCTTCTCTTGTcctgtgttctgctgtgtgtcTGGACACTGTCAGGGCTTTAGATTTGCTATAAGGAATGTTCATACAGAGAATGAAAGGCTGATGCAAAAGTGAAATTCCTGACTTTATCTGTCTGACGCTAGATGATATTACAGAAAGGCTTTAAACATGCACTCTGAGGCAAGGCTGTGATGATTGAGCACTATGCTCtggaaaagtgataatattctcaGCGGTGGGAAA
This genomic stretch from Salmo salar chromosome ssa26, Ssal_v3.1, whole genome shotgun sequence harbors:
- the LOC106587872 gene encoding transmembrane gamma-carboxyglutamic acid protein 4, with product MAMLLHLFILYQLLPCGNFACMRKLLHTTGTEDQSKEVFVQEEQANAFLGRHLLANRFDFELFTPGNLERECFEEVCNYEEAREVFENVPQTDDFWKKYTEDEDTRPSRLDVTALLVGLIAAGVAVVIFGLLVWYFCKGSCKDNLSRAGSVRVRPRRSNASLIMRRLDEVSLQPVLLPPPEEIDPPGLPSYEDAIGKTGTHDAPPPPYPGSQPGSIRR